The following coding sequences are from one Diospyros lotus cultivar Yz01 chromosome 7, ASM1463336v1, whole genome shotgun sequence window:
- the LOC127805502 gene encoding disease resistance protein RPV1-like — protein sequence MASTSTQLQYGASLPSGSSSRKYDVFLSFRGTDTRNGFVDHLYSALHQKGIFTFKDDLKLERGESISPALLKAIEQSRLTVVIFSENYASSKWCLEELVQILECQKTRGLTVLPVFYKVDPSDLRKQRGSVGEAFARHERDSSEEKEKQKVKRWRNALREAANISGWDSENGTTQGLEAKLVREIVKDILNKLGDKDSIILDYVVGLDPRVAEVKSLLGLGLDDSRIVGISGMGGIGKTIIAKAVYNQIRSQFDGSSYLANVRETSKKHGLEYLQQLLLSDILLDSDIKISNLDRGLSMIMNRVQYMRVLVVLDDVDRLKQLEALVGKLDWFGSGSRIIITTRDTHLLNNYEVDHVYKVKELNNEEAVKLFCCKAFRKNQPTEGYERLTNSVVSYAKGVPLALRVLGSFLFGRSIIEWQSAIDRIRQQPNAEIQEVLKLSYDGLNHEEKEIFLDIACFFKGESKDYIIDILDACGFCTHIGIRILVDKSLITILNNKIDMHDLIQEMGWHIVNEESPKEPGRRSRLWYHSDIHHVLEKNTGTEAIEGIILASSQTKEMSLNPGTFSKMSKLRLLVVHNIQLPHGLDYLSNELSLLDWHGYPLKLMPSSFQPNRLVELKMRCGCLQQLWKGTMSLERLKYIDLSYSLYITKTPDFTQVVNLEKLILEGCMNLVEIGPSIGAIKRLAFLNLKDCKYLKVLPTSSWLKSLQNLVLSGCSKLKNISQVLACTKCLIELYLDGTCIMELPVEHLNNLVCLSLRDCKKLASLPSGTCGLKFLKTLILSGCSNLNKLPQNLGELESLEELRADLTAIKQTPSSIIFPRNLKFLSFRGCKGETSTLWNSMFSTFLFPRKCQDPIGLALPPLSGLRSLKELDLSDCNISEGFLPNDLGSLSSLEYLMLRGNSFMSLSASISGLSRLISLELSDCKMLKTLPELPSSLVSIDADDCTSLERLPNLTACEKLQDFTLSNCRMLAKNQPSNNHLALELFRIQLEGFATSRTADYTIVVPGRELPGYFSYQNNMGDTVRIPLMPGWNVKLKGFVVCAVLEVKAPTRAKVRMDYYWLSNDVKVMSTDNEFGSYTGRYFDSYHLLLQYIPFQLFFYEELKDEFHTWTEFVAYFSSNSPKILAPVKCAAYLLYEKDTEWIGPRSIQQADSELSVTSTEVMQRCYTEKEEMTP from the exons ATGGCTTCCACCAGCACCCAGTTGCAGTACGGAGCTTCTCTTCCTTCTGGGTCTAGTTCCCGGAAATACGACGTCTTCTTGAGCTTCAGAGGCACAGACACCCGCAACGGCTTCGTTGACCATCTCTATTCGGCTCTGCATCAGAAGGGCATTTTCACGTTCAAGGATGACCTGAAGCTCGAGAGAGGTGAATCCATTTCTCCGGCGCTCCTGAAAGCCATCGAACAGTCGAGGCTTACCGTCGTTATTTTCTCCGAGAACTACGCTTCTTCCAAGTGGTGCTTGGAGGAACTCGTTCAGATCCTCGAGTGCCAGAAGACGAGGGGACTCACTGTTTTGCCCGTGTTCTATAAAGTAGATCCCTCGGATTTACGGAAACAAAGAGGAAGCGTTGGAGAAGCATTCGCCAGACACGAGCGAGATTCCAGcgaagagaaggagaagcagAAGGTGAAGAGATGGAGGAATGCTCTAAGGGAAGCGGCCAACATTTCTGGGTGGGATTCAGAAAATGGCACAACCCAAGG GCTTGAAGCAAAACTTGTCCGAGAAATCGTCAAAGACATTCTCAATAAACTGGGAGATAAGGATTCAATCATTCTAGATTATGTTGTTGGATTAGATCCTCGTGTAGCAGAAGTGAAATCACTGTTGGGTTTAGGATTGGATGATTCACGTATAGTGGGGATAAGTGGAATGGGTGGTATAGGAAAGACTATTATTGCTAAGGCTGTTTATAACCAAATTCGTTCTCAGTTTGATGGTAGCAGCTACCTTGCAAATGTCAGAGAAACTTCTAAGAAACATGGTTTGGAGTATTTGCAACAATTGCTTCTCTCTGACATCCTCTTAGACAgtgatataaaaataagtaatcTTGATCGAGGGCTTAGTATGATAATGAACAGGGTACAATACATGAGGGTTCTTGTAGTCCTTGATGATGTGGACCGGTTAAAGCAACTGGAAGCTCTTGTTGGAAAGCTTGATTGGTTTGGTTCAGGAAGCAGAATTATAATAACGACCAGAGACACTCATTTACTTAACAATTATGAAGTGGATCATGTGTATAAAGTTAAAGAACTAAATAATGAGGAAGCTGTTAAGCTATTTTGTTGTAAAGCATTTAGGAAAAACCAACCAACAGAGGGTTATGAGAGGCTCACTAACAGTGTAGTTTCTTACGCTAAAGGAGTTCCATTAGCTCTTCGAGTTTTGGGCTCTTTTCTCTTTGGCAGAAGCATAATTGAATGGCAAAGTGCAATTGATAGAATAAGGCAACAGCCCAATGCAGAAATTCAGGAAGTGCTGAAATTAAGCTATGACGGACTGAACCATGAAGAGAAGGAAATTTTTCTTGACATTGCGTGCTTCTTTAAAGGGGAGAGCAAAGATTACATAATAGATATACTGGATGCTTGCGGCTTCTGCACTCATATTGGAATACGTATTCTTGTGGATAAGTCGCTTATAACAATATTGAACAACAAAATAGATATGCATGATCTCATACAAGAAATGGGTTGGCATATTGTTAATGAAGAATCCCCAAAAGAGCCTGGTAGAAGAAGCAGATTGTGGTATCATAGTGACATCCACCATGTTCTCGAAAAAAATACA GGGACAGAAGCAATTGAGGGCATAATTTTGGCTTCTTCTCAAACTAAAGAAATGTCCCTGAATCCTGGTACATTCTCAAAAATGAGCAAATTACGACTCCTCGTGGTTCATAATATTCAGCTTCCTCATGGTCTTGACTACCTCTCCAATGAGTTAAGCCTTCTTGATTGGCATGGATACCCTTTAAAATTAATGCCATCAAGTTTTCAACCGAATAGGCTTGTTGAACTAAAAATGCGTTGTGGTTGCCTGCAACAGCTATGGAAGGGAACAATG TCCCTAGAGAGGTTGAAATACATTGACCTCAGTTATTCGTTATACATAACCAAGACCCCAGATTTCACACAGGTGGTAAATCTTGAGAAACTGATTCTTGAAGGTTGTATGAACTTGGTTGAGATTGGCCCATCCATTGGAGCCATCAAACGACTTGCTTTCTTAAATTTAAAGGACTGCAAATATCTCAAGGTTCTTCCTACAAGCAGTTGGTTGAAATCCCTTCAAAATCTTGTTCTTTCCGGTtgctcaaaactcaaaaatatttctcaagtCCTAGCATGTACAAAATGCTTAATTGAGCTTTATTTGGATGGGACATGTATCATGGAACTGCCAGTTGAACATCTCAACAATCTTGTCTGTCTTAGTCTACGGGATTGCAAAAAACTTGCAAGTCTTCCAAGTGGCACTTGTGGGTTgaaatttctcaaaacattgattctttCTGGCTGCTCAAACCTTAACAAATTGCCTCAGAATTTGGGAGAACTGGAAAGCTTGGAGGAGCTTCGTGCTGATTTGACTGCTATTAAACAGACACCATCATCCATTATATTCCCGAGgaatcttaaatttttgtcatttcGTGGATGCAAGGGAGAAACATCTACACTATGGAATTCTATGTTTTCTACATTTCTATTTCCAAGAAAATGTCAAGATCCCATTGGTTTGGCGCTACCTCCTCTATCGGGTTTACGCTCATTGAAAGAACTAGATCTTAGTGATTGCAACATTTCAGAAGGATTTCTCCCAAATGACCTAGGCTCTCTGTCCTCATTGGAATATTTAATGCTTCGTGGTAACAGTTTTATGAGTTTGTCAGCAAGCATCAGTGGTCTTTCCAGACTTATTTCCCTTGAGTTGTCTGATTGCAAAATGCTTAAAACATTGCCTGAGCTCCCATCAAGTCTTGTTTCCATTGATGCTGATGATTGCACATCACTAGAAAGATTACCCAATCTTACTGCTTGTGAAAAGCTTCAGGATTTCACATTGAGTAATTGCCGTATGCTAGCAAAGAATCAGCCGAGCAACAACCACCTTGCCCTTGAACTTTTCCGGATTCAGCTtgag GGTTTTGCTACTTCAAGGACCGCAGATTACACCATTGTTGTTCCTGGAAGAGAGCTTCCTGGGTACTTCAGCTATCAAAATAATATGGGAGATACTGTCCGAATCCCACTGATGCCAGGTTGGAATGTGAAGCTCAAGGGTTTTGTCGTATGCGCTGTTTTGGAAGTTAAAGCTCCAACTCGTGCAAAAGTCCGTATGGATTACTATTGGTTGTCCAATGATGTTAAAGTCATGTCCACGGACAATGAATTTGGCTCCTACACCGGGCGATACTTTGATTCATATCACTTGCTCCTGCAGTACATCccatttcaattatttttctatgAAGAGTTGAAGGATGAGTTCCATACTTGGACCGAATTCGTCGCTTATTTTAGCAGTAATAGCCCTAAAATACTTGCACCAGTAAAATGCGCTGCTTATCTATTATATGAGAAAGACACGGAATGGATCGGTCCAAGAAGTATCCAACAAGCCGACTCTGAGCTATCTGTTACGTCAACTGAAGTGATGCAACGATGCTATACCGAGAAAGAGGAGATGACGCCGTGA